The Triticum aestivum cultivar Chinese Spring chromosome 7B, IWGSC CS RefSeq v2.1, whole genome shotgun sequence genome window below encodes:
- the LOC123157346 gene encoding uncharacterized protein, which translates to MGNCLNKASTQQQREMRRRHGHGERVAPEEREEQEELRSIGQVLLQEEDEEEEEEEVPASASPAAGMKVKVVLTRAELEWLMAQLKSGEQRLEDVLRQMGNARADDDKPPRADAWRPRLECILECPEAADAT; encoded by the coding sequence ATGGGCAACTGCCTGAACAAGGCGTCTACGCAGCAGCAGCGCGAGATGCGGCGGCGGCACGGCCACGGCGAGCGGGTGGCGCcggaggagagggaggagcaggaggAGCTCAGGAGCATCGGCCAGGTGCTGCTgcaggaggaagacgaggaggaggaggaggaggaggtcccggcgTCCGCGTCGCCGGCGGCCGGGATGAAGGTGAAAGTGGTCCTGACGAGGGCGGAGCTGGAGTGGCTCATGGCGCAGCTCAAGAGCGGCGAGCAGCGCCTCGAGGACGTGCTCCGCCAGATGGGCAACGCCCGGGCCGACGACGACAAGCCGCCGCGCGCCGACGCCTGGCGCCCGCGCCTCGAGTGCATCCTCGAGTGCCCCGAGGCCGCCGACGCCACCTAG